The Tistrella bauzanensis region AGGGCACTGCCACCGGTCAGACCCGGATCACCGCCACCGCCTGACGGGTCTGACACCGCGGATCCCACGCACCGGCCGGCATCTTTGTCCGGCCTGTGGCATCTGGCGTGGCTAGGAAAGATCTGCCGGCCGGCAGATTCTGCCGGGGCGATTGTGCCGGCCGCTGCAATTCGGGTAACGGCAACCAGACCTTGGTCATGATGTCACAGACGCGCGCCTTGGTTCGTCCTTGGGTGAGAGACCCCACAGACGAATAACGGAGCCTGTTATCATGACCGACCTGCCACAGCCTCCCGCAGCCCGGGTGCTGATCGACATCCATGGCAGCAGCGCCACCAGCCGCGCGGTGGGCCGGCTGATCGGTGCCGGCACTGCCCTGCACGACACCGCTGCCCTGCCCGCCCCCCTTGCCCATCTGATCGATCTGCATGTCTCGCGGCTGAATGATTGCGGCTATTGCAAGCGGCTCCACGCCGCCGAAGCCGCCGCCGCCGGCACGCCACCGGCATTGATTGTCGCCATGGGCGATCCGTCGGCCGTGGCCCTGCTCGACGATGCCGCGATGGTGGCGGCCCTGAACTGGGCCGAGGCGCTGACCCTGCCCCGCGACGAAGCCGCGCTCGATGAACCGCGCGCGCGGCTTGCCCGGCATTGGTCGCCCGATGCCCAGGCCGCCATCACTCTGCATGTGGCTTTGGCCAATGCCTGGAACCGGCTGGGCCGTGGCGGCCGGCGGGTCGTGGATGCAGGCTGATCCATCGTCATCCAGATGACGGCCAATCCTGGTCACCCCGGGGGCCGATGGACCGCCGTCACCGATACCACAACACAACGCTGTGCCGACGGCCATAGCGAGGCCCACGGGCGCGGGTCGTCAACGATCCGCGCCCGTCCGTCGATTCTGGTCCAAAAACCATCCTCCGGCCCCGGAAACAACAGACTGATGCCGTCATTAACCATCAGATTGCCCAGGGAATTGAACATCGCGTTGCCGCTATAGTCGGGAAACACCAGTTCCGTCGGGCCCGGCACCGCCACCAGCGGATCGGAGCCGCCATCGTCGCGCGGCGCACAACCGCGATAGGAACAATCGCACTGCCCGCGATCGTCGGCCGTCGCCAGAATGAAGCAGGGCAACTGCGCCAGCGCAGCACCGTGCGCGCCATCGATACCCATCCCGTCTCCTCTCATTCCGTCTCTCCGCTTGTGCACCCGCCCCCATAGATAGAGGGCGGTGGCATCCGGTCTGCCACCGCCCCTGCCCAGCTCTGGCTGCAAGCCTGTGTGGATCAGCCGAGGCCGGCTTCGGTTTCCGCCAGCGCCATGCCGGCCAGCACCAGTTGTTCATCCCAGAACCGTACCCACAGATCGCAATAAGCCAGGCTGATCGCGCGGACATGGTCGTACTGGTCGGAGGTCAGCGACTGGGTCAGGATGAACCACAGATCATCCTCGTGATCGTCATCGGCCGCTTCGGCGGTCACGTCCTCGCTGACGCCGTGGACATAGTAATAGCCGTCATCGACCGGCAGCCCCAATGCGCCGGTCGCGCGCCGCAAGGGGGGGCTGAACAGAATCACTTCCTCTTCGGCCACCGCCAGCAGGGCCGCGACATCGGTATAGCTGCCATAGCTCGCTTCCAGGAAATCCCGCACCTCGGTGGCAATCCCTGTCGGGCGGAAGGTGGCCCTGTCCTCGACCGTCACGCCGTAATCGTCGAGCACCGCTTCGAACAGCGGATAATGGGCGCAGGTGGGATTGCCGCGATAATGGCCCTCCGCATCCTTGCCGGGCCGGAAGCCGAACTCGTCCAGGATGTTCAAGGTCAGCAGAAAGCGGCCGGCCATTTTAGACGCCGGCGCCAGGCGCGGTTCAAGCTGCCGGCTCTGCATCTGGGCCGCCAGCAGGGCATCGGTGAAAATCTGGACGATGGCGTGGCGGTATTCCAGATGGATCCGGCGCATGGCCGCATGATCCAGCACACCCCGGTTCAGGATGTCGATCGCCGGATGCCGCGATACCGGATGGGCGGAAATCTCCTGCCGCAGCGCGGCGACGAAGCGTGCATTCTCCGCCCATTGGTCGGCGGTCAGACTGGCCTTCATGGCCGTAATGGCCTGCTGGCGGGGATTGTTCAGGTCGGCTGACGCGAGGGATGTCATGACGTCGTCCTTCGATAACCGCAAGTTGTGATCAAGGGCATGCATGGTGAGAATCCGGCCGGTCGCGGGACGCGGACAGGTGCCGGTTACAAGGGGTGCGGAAGCGGATGGTGGCCAGAGCCCGTTGGTTGGACGAGAACGCGCTGGTCCGGCCAGGGCCGGTTGCTCAAGCGCAAGCCGGTTAGTCAAGCGCAAGCCGGGGCGCCACAATCCGGGCCGGGCAGTTGGCATAGGCCTGCACAACGGTGAACTCGACCACCATTGCCGCCGCCGGCCATCCCACGACATCGATATCCGATGCCAGACGGCCACTGCCATTGACGCGATATCGCGCCCGTCGGGCAAAATCGACAAAGAGCAGCCCGATACCGATGTCATTGGCAGCCCGACTATCCTGCAACCGATGAGCTAGAACGTCCAGCCCTCCGGTTGTGTTTCCCGGTTCATCAATCGCAAAGATCAACCGCCTGGCATCCGGCGCCCGCACCAGCGGCGGCGGGTCGCTATCGGCCCCGCCGGTCCGTGCCATCACGGCGCAGACCGGCCGGCCGGCCGCATCGGTGGTGGCGATGAACACCAGGGGCCGGGCTTCGATGAAGCGCCGGACCCCCAGGCTCAGCCGGTCGGTGATCATATCCGCGATCGCATCGGCCGCATCGGTCACGCCGAAGCGGCGATGCGCCGCGCGCTCACCCTCATGGTAAGGCTGCCTTGCCATGAGATATACCGCCGGTCAGAAGAAGCCGAGAGCATTGGCGCTGTAGCTGACCAGCAGGCATTTGGTCTGCTGGTAATGCGACAGGGCCATCTTGTGATTCTCGCGGCCGATGCCCGACTGCTTGTACCCGCCAAACGCGGCATGGGCCGGATACAGGTTGTAGCAATTGGTCCACACGCGACCGGCCTCGATCTCGCGCCCCATGCGATAGGCGCGGGTGCCGTCGCGGCTCCACACCCCGGCGCCGAGGCCATAGAAGGTGTCGTTGGCAAGCTCCAGCGCGTCGTCCTCGTCCTTGAAGGTCATCACCGAGGCGACCGGCCCGAAGATCTCCTCCTGGAAGATCCGCATTTTGTTGTTGCCCAGCAACATGGTCGGCTTGACGTAGAAGCCGTTGGTCAGGTCATCGCCCAGCATGCTCCGCTCGCCGCCGACCAGACATTCGGCACCTTCGTTGCGGCCGATGTCGATATAGGACAGGATCTTTTCCATCTGCGCCTGCGACACCTGGGCACCGACCATGGTGCGCGCATCCAGCGGATTGCCGGTGGTGATGGCCTCGACCCGCTTGATCGCCCGCTCGATGAAGCGGTCATAGATCGATTCCTGGATCAGCACCCGCGACGGACAGGTGCAGACCTCACCCTGGTTGAGCGCGAACATCGCGAGACCTTCCAACGCCTTGTCGAAAAAGGCGTCGTCACGATCCATCACGTCGGCGAAGAAGATGTTCGGGCTCTTGCCGCCCAGTTCCACAGTCACCGGAATCAGGTTGTCGGCGGCGGTGCGGGCGACATGTTTGCCGGTGGGCGTCGAGCCGGTGAAGGCGAGCTTGGCGATGCGCTTGCTGGATGCCAGCGCCTCGCCGGCCTCGCGGCCATAGCCGTTGACGATATTGATCACGCCTGCCGGAAACAGGTCGCCGACCAGTTCCATCAGCAGCAGGATCGACGCCGGGGTCTGCTCCGCTGGCTTCAGCACCACGCAATTGCCCGCCGCCAGCGCCGGCGCCAGCTTCCAGGCCGCCATCAGCAGCGGAAAATTCCACGGGATGATCTGCCCGACCACACCCATCGGTTCATGAAAATGATAGGCGACGGTGTCGTCGTCGATTTCCGAGATGCCGCCTTCCTGCGCCCGGATGCAGCCGGCGAAATAGCGCAGATGGTCGATGGCGAGCGGCAGATCGGCGGCCATGGTTTCACGCACCGGCTTGCCGTTGTCGATGGAGTCGGCCACCGCCAGCAGCAGCAGGTTCTGCTCCATCCGGTCAGCCATCTTCCACAGCAGATTGGCCCGCTCGGTCACCGAGGTCTTGCCCCAGCGGCGCCGCACGGCATGGGCGGCATCCAGCGCCAGCTCGATATCAGCAGCACCCGAACGCGGCACCCGGCAGAACGGCTTGCCGGTGATCGGCGAGATGTTGTCGAAGTATTCCCCTGAAACCGGCGCGACCCATTGGCCACCGATATAATTCTCGTACTGCGTCTTATAGGGATAGTCGACGTCGAGGCCCATCGTCTTTGGCTGGATCATGTCCATGATTATCCTCCCTTAAGCATTTACAGCGCGATACGTGCTGCATTGCCTGAACAGCAAGGGGCATGCCAGAACGGAATGCCGGGAAGACGCAGATGGAATGATGAGGATTTCAGCCGGAAATCCGGGCGTGATCGGCGGCTGGCTCAACCACGCCGCGTTGCTGGTGTCGCGATGCGCGACAGTGGTCAGTGTCGCGGATGGCAAGATGGCTGTCGCATGACGCGACAGCCATCTTGCCATCTCCCGCCCGAAAAAACGATCGTGGCCCTACAGCTCGACCACCACGCGCGTGCCCACCCCGGGCGCGCTGGTGATGTCGAAACTGCCGCCATGCGCCGTGACCAGAAGTTTGGTCAACGGCAATCCCAGCCCGGTGCCGCCGGAGCGGCGTTCCCGATCGCGCGACACCTGTTCGAAGGGCTGCATGGCACGCACCAGCTCCACATCGGTCATGCCACTGCCGTCATCCACGATCTCGATGCGCAGGCTGCGCCCATCGCTTTCGGTACGGTCCAGAATCAGGCGAACAGTGCCATTGCGATCGCTGTAGCGAATGGCATTGGACAGAAGGTTGATCAGGATCTGCTTCACGCGGCGCGCATCCAGATGCGCCTGATCGGGTGCATCACGCATCACCAGCGATGCGGTGACACCGGCGGCGCGTGCCATCGGAACCACCATCGACAGGGCTTCCAGCGCCAACCGCCGAGGCCCGACATCGGCCCGCACGATATCGATCCGCCCGGCCTGGATCCGCGACAGATCGAGAATGTCTTCGATCAAAGCCAGCAGATGGCGGCCGCTGGCCAGAATGTCGCGGGCATAATCGACATAGCGGGGCTGGCCCACAGGCCCCAGCATCTCGGTCGAAATCATTTCCGAAAAGCCGATCACCGCATTCAATGGCGTGCGCAGTTCATGGCTCATATTGGCCAGGAAGCGGTCCTTGACCGCATTGGCATCGGCCAAAGCACGGTTGGCCCTCAACAATTCGGCCGTGCGCATCGCGACACGCGCCTCCAATTGCAGATTGGCCGCCTCCACCTGCAGGCGCAGGCTTCGTTCCGCCGCGCCCGCCCGCCTGATCCGTCGCAACATCGCAATGCCTGTGGGCAGACCGATGCCAAATGCCAGAAGGGACGCCATGGCCGCGATGTCGAAATTCGTGCTTGCAGACACGATACGCGCATTGATCCGCGCCATGATCTCGGCCTGCGCCCGTGACATCTCGAACCGTGCCAGTTCGATCAATCGCTGCTTTTCGGCACTCACCAACAGATCACGGGCCGCCACCAACCCGTGGCTGGTCCGCATCGCCACAACGGCATCCATGGCAACCAGCGCCGCGGAAACTGACGCGATCATCACCTGACAGGTGGTCTCGGCATGGGGCATCTCCTGCCGTGCCAGGCGATCCAGCTGCCCGAAAGCCATCGGGGCGCTGCCGCGGATCAAGCGATACCTCTCCAGATCCGCAGCATCGCCCGTCAGCGTATATCGGGTTTCAGCCGTTTCAGATTCCTGCAGGATATGCAGAAGATTGTCCGTCTCCCGCAGCAATATGTCGCCGCTGACCATGGCACGGCTCGATGAGAGCACGCCATAGCCGGCCCATGCATGCAGAACCAGCATCAGCGCGGCCAGCACGATCATGCCGGTGAACCAGACCTCCACCCGGCGCCCCTCGGCCGCCGGGGCCCGGGGGTCGGGGGTGTCGTACACGCCCATCGCCATCTCGTCTCCCGTGTCACGGGTGACTGCCCTTGAACAGCCACTGCAGACAGGAAACGCCATTAACCATGAAAAAATCGTGTGGATGCTGCCGATTGACGCTCAGCGTTCGGTGAGTGCCATTTCGCGCAACTTGACGACAGGTTTCAGAAGATAATCCAGCACGGTGCGCCGTCCGGTCAGAATATCCACCTGTGCCACCATCCCCGGCAGGATGTCGAGCGGCCGGCCATCGGGGGCGGTCAGCGTGCCATCGGTGGTGCGCACCCGCACGGCATAGCTGCTCGATCCGTCTTCCTTGGAAATCGCATCGGCGCCGATGGTCTCGACCGTCGCGTCGAGCATGCCATAGACCGAATAGTCATAAGCCGTCAGCTTCACCCGTGCCATCTGGCCGGGATGCAGGAAGGCGATATCCGCCGGCTTCACCTCGGCCTCGATCAGCAGCGCATCCTCGACCGGCACGATTTCCGCCAAGGGCTGGCCCGGGGTCGCGACACCGCCTTCGGTGGTGACCAGCACCCGGTTGATGATGCCCTTCACCGGCGATCGCACCTCGGTCCGCCGAACCTTGTCGACCAGGGCCGGCAATTGATCGACCATCCGGTCGTGATCGAGCTTGGCCGTCGCTAGTTCCTCGATCGCGCGGGTCCGGAACCGCTCCTGTGCGGTCTTGCGCTGCTGCTCGACCTCGTCGATCGCGGCTTCGGCGCGGGCGACCGCCAGCCGTCCGCCCTCGATCGCGCCCTCGGCCTCAGCCAACCGCTGCTGCGCCCGGATCCGGTCGAGCCGCGGCGCCAGTCCGCGCGCGACCAGCGGCTCCAGCACGCCCAGCTCCTCGGCAGCCAGCGCCTGCCGCCGCCCGGCATTGTCGAGGGCCGCCCGCGCCTCGTTCAGCGCCTCGCGCCGCTGGCGGGTCTGGGCATCGAGCATGGCCAGCGTCGAGGTCAGTTCCGCCGCCCGGGCCCCATGGATACTGCGCTCAACCTCCACCACCTCGGGCAGAAGATCGGCGGCGAAGACCGGCGCCTCGAACCGCGCCTCGGCCGCCAGCCGCGCCAGCCGGGCGCGACCGGCCAGAAAATCGGTCCGGCGCTGGTCGTATTCGGCCCCGAACTGGGTGGCGTCCAGCCGGATCAGCAGATCGCCCGGCTCCACATGATCGCCGGCCTTGACCAGGATCTCCGAGACGATGCCGCCTTCCAGGTTCTGGGCCACCTGCACGCGTTTGGATGGCACCACCCGGCCATCACCACGGGTCACCTGATCCAGTTCGGCGATCGCCGCCCAGACGATCAGGGCAATCACCGCCAGACAGACCGTCAGGATGATGACGCCCGGCACCATCGACCGGCGCTCTGGCGCCTCACCCGGAAACAGATCGGCGGTGGGATCAGTCGAGATGGCCACGGGTCGCCTCCCTCTTTGGCATCTTCGCCGGTGTCGGTGCCGCATCAGGCCGGTTGGCCGGCGCATCTGCCACCGGCCCCTGAAGCGCCGACAGCACCTCGGCCTTTGGCCCATCCGCCACCACCCGGCCGTGATCGAGCACGATCACCCGGTCGACCAGTTCCAGCATCGACATGCGATGGGTGACCAGGATCAGCGTCCGGTCGCCCAGATGCGGCTTCAGGCGTTTGACGAACAAGGTTTCCGACCGGACGTCCATCGACGCCGTCGGCTCGTCCATCACCAGCACCCGTGCCGGCGACACCAGCGCCCGGGCCAGGGCGATGGCCTGACGCTGGCCGCCCGACAGCCCCTCGCCCCGCTCGCCCAGCATCACGTCATAACCGTCGGTCATGCCGCCGATGAAGTCATGCACGCCAGCGACCCCGGCCGCGGCCAGCATCCGTTCATCCGACGGCTCGTCGGCGCCCATCAGGATGTTATCGCGCACCGTGCCGCTGAACAGCGGCGCATCCTGAAGCACCGCCGTCACATGGCGGCTGAGTTCATCGGGATGCAACTGGCGCAGATCGACATCGTCGAGCAGCACCGTTCCTTCGCTCGGGCCATACAAGCCGGCCGCGAGCCGCACGATCGTGCTCTTGCCCGAACCGATGCGGCCGAGCACCGCCACCTTCTCGCCCGGCTGGACGATGAAACCGGCCTGGGTCAAGGCCGGCTGGCGACCGCGCGGATAGGTGAACGACACGCCCCGGAAGGTGATCCGGCCGTCGATCCGCGGCCGGGTGAGATAGGTCCGGCCCGGCTCCACGGTCGCGGTCAGCGCCATCAGCCGATCGATCGCCCGATAAGACTGGGCGGCATGGTTCAGCCGGGTCAGCAGGGTCGCGACCTGCGCCAGCGGTGCCAGTGCCCGGCCGCACAGGATGACACTGGCGATCAGCGCGCCGATCGACACCGTCCCCTCACGCACCAGGAACACGCCGAGGAACACGATCGCAACCTGCGCCCCCTGCTGCACGAAGCTCGCCAGATTGATCGCAAGCTGGCTCCAGAACCGGCTTTTCGACTGGATCGCCGCCTGAAGCTCCACCGAGTCGCGCCAGCGCCGGGCCATCACCCGTTCGGCACGGGCGCCCTTCACACCCTCCAGCGCGCCCACGGTTTCCACCAGCACGCCATGCTTGGTCTGGGCCGCCTTGTGGCCCTCGCGCGCCGCACGTGCCAGCATCGGCTGCACCAGCAGGCCGGCCGCCACCACCAATGGCACCGCCAGTGCCGGCACCCAGACCAGCGGCCCGCCGACGATCAGGATCACGCCCAGAAACAGCGCCACAAAGGGCAGGTCGACAAAGGCCGCCAGGCTGGCCGAGGTGAGGAAATCCCTGAGCGATTCGAATTCGCGCACCGTGGCCGCGAATGCGCCCGACGACCCGGCCCGATGCTCCAGCGGAATCCGCAGCACATGGCCGAAGACCCGGCGGCCGATACGTTCGTCCGCCGCCTGCCCGGCCACGTCGATCACATGGCCGCGCAGCATCTTCAGCAGAAAATCGAACACCAGCACCAGCACCATGCCCAGGGTCAGGGCAACCAGCGATTCAATCGCGTCATTGGGAATGACCCGGTCATAGATCGTCATGATGAACAGCGACGATCCCAGCGCGAACAGGTTGATGACCGCCGCCGCCAGGGCGATCTGCCCGAAGGCCCGCCATTCGCGGCGCACGCTGCCCCAGAACCAGTGGCCGGGGCGCTTCGACGGGTGCAGACGGTCCATCGGCGACCCGTCGATGTCATGACCGGTCATTCGGATTCTCCCACCTTGCCGGCACCCATGGCATTGATGGAGCCGTCACCGTCCAGGACATGCAGGCGCAGGGCACCGCTGGCTTCCAGCAACCGCCAATGGGCACGTTCCGCCTCCGCCCGGCCCGAAACCAGCCGGCTCGCGGCCAGGTGGTAGTCACGCTCCACCTCGATCAGATCCAGCAGGTCGCGGACCCCGGCCTCGAACTCGCCGCGAAAGATGTCGCGAGCCCGTTCATTGGCGCCCAGCGCGCCGATCAGCGCGCCCAGCTCGGCATCGCGGGCGGCACGGGCGGCAATCGCCGCCGTGACATCGCGGATCAGGATCCGCCGCAACCGGGCAGTCTCGGCTTCCGCCGCCCGCATCGCGGCCCTGGCCTGGGCCTGACGGCCGCCACGCGCGCCACCGTCATAAAGCGGCATGCTGACCACCACCCGTCCGACCAGATCGCTTTCACGGCCGGCATCCAGCACGTCATAGCGTCGCCCCTGTACTTGCAGGCTCAATTCGGGCCAGTCGGTGGCCGCCGCGGCATCGGCATCGAAGCGGGCGGCACGTTCACGGTCGCGACGGGCGGCAAGCGCCGGGCTGGCGGTCTCGATCAAGGCCAGCGCATCATCGGTCGCCGCCGGTGCGTCCGGGCGCGGCGGCAGCGACAGGTCGTCGCCCGGTGTCGTGCCATACAACTCGACATAGGCCTGCCGGGCCTGATCCAGCAACCGGGTGGCGGCGGCGCGGCTGGCGCGGGCATCGGCCAGCCGCGCCGCAATCCGCACCTCGTCGCCTTCGGTGCCGCCACCGAGGCTGCGGCGTTCGGCGATGCGCTCTTCCAGAGTGAGATAGGCCGCGGTTTCGGCCCCGGCCAGCGCGAACCGGGTGCGTGCCTCCACGACATCCAGATACACAAGCACCGCATCACGGATCAGCAGTGCCGCCTCGTCGACATCCTCGGCGCGGCTGGCCGACAGCCGGGCACGCGCCCCGTCGATACGGTCGAAGGTGGCGCCACCATCATAGATAAGCTGGCGCGCGGTCAGCACCGCGTCGCTGCGGTCATCGGAACTGCGGATGCGGCTGTCCAGGGCATCGATGCCGTTATCGGCCAGCCGGCGGGAGGCATCGAAGCCCAGATCGATCGCCGGATATTGCGCGGCCCGCGCCTCGGTGACCCGGCCTTCGGCGCCGCCGATCACCGCCCGCGCCGCATCGCGGCGCGGGTGATCGGCCGCAACCGCGATCAGCCGGTCGCGGAACCGCGCCCATGCCACCGGCGCCGCATCGACCGCGACCGGCGGCTCCCGGAAACCGTCGGGCAATGGCAGGGGCGGCAGAACCGGCATGCCGGGCAGCATCGCGAGCGGCGGCATGGGGCCGGTCAACGGCAAGGCCTCCGTCGTTTCGACAGGCAGAACACGATCCGACGCGACGGCCGGGGCGGAAAGCAGCAGGGTCACGACACCGGCCGCCGCCAGTCTGGCGGCGACGCTGCGGTTGATATGGATCGAAAACAGGGCCGGTTACTCCGGTCGGTCGGGCCGTGGGCGGGGCCACGGGTTGCAGTGGGCGTCCCCACAGGCGGCAAGGCCCGTGGGGACGATCAAGTGACGGGGTGTGCGGCGGATGCGGCTCAGGCCGCCGCCGCCACGCCCAAGGCATCGTCCAGGTCATCGCGCCAGCCCGCCGGCCCATCCAGCACGAAGCTGTCGGCACCCAGATCGTCGGCCACGACACCGGCCAACGTCAGGCTGCCCGAGACGGCACCGCCACCAGTGCCGAGCAGGCCGTCCAGATCGATCACGGCATTGCCCTCGACCGTGGTGGCACGACCCAGCACATCGGCGATGGTCAGCACAGCGCCATCGGCGCCCCGCAGATCGCCAAGATCGACCCGATCCCCCTCGGCACCCGAGAAATCGGCGATGGTCACCGCAAGGTCGAGCGCACCATCCGCCTCACGCGGGGCCAGAATGAACCGGTCGGCACCCGATCCACCGAACAGATCGACCGCCTCGCCCGCCGCATGACCGGCGACGATCCGGTCGGCGCCCGACCCGCCCGACAGATGATCGGGGCCGGCCGTGCCGACGATCAGGTCGTCGCCGGCGCCCCCGAAGACGGTGTCCTCACCGGCACCGGGCAGGATGATGTCGGCACCGTCCAGCCCATCGATCCGGTCGGCGCCATCGGTGCCGATCAGCAGGTCGTCGCCGGCACCGGCACGCCAGGCCGGCACATCGACCAGCACCAGACCTTCCGCCCGATTGCCCAGCGCATCCTCGACCACATAGGTGAAGGCCGTGGTGCCGAAGAACGTCCGGTCAGGCGTGATCGTCAGCGCGCCGGTGTCCGGGTCCAGCGTCACCGCGATCTCGCCCGCCATCGCGGCCGGCACCGACACCGACACCAGGGTCAGTGTGCCGGCGCCATCGGCCAACGCCACATCGTCGGCCACAGGGTAGGTCGCGTCATCGGGTGTCAATGTCAGGCTGTCGCCGCGCGCGACGCTGAAAACATCCGCCGCCGCGACCAGCTTCGCATCCGCCGCCGCCACATCGGGCAGCACATCGGCCAGCCGGGTGATCAGCGCATCCAGATCGGCGCCATATCGCGCCGCCAGACGATCGGCCGCGCCGTCATCTGCGGTTCCCGCCGCCAGCGCGGCGATTTCCCCAGGCAGCACCTGATCGGCGAGCAGCGCCGTCGCCCGCGCGGTCGATGACAGCGGGTCGGCGGCCATCTCGGTGTCGAGACGGGCATTGATCGCGGCCAGCGCATCCGCCATCCGGCTGATATCGGCGGCAACCGCATCGGTGCCGGCCGCGGCGGTCAGCAGGCCATCGAGCGTGGCAAGGTCGGCAAGATCGATGGTCTCGCCGGTGGCAACCC contains the following coding sequences:
- a CDS encoding calcium-binding protein, yielding MSQIPTFTDLGLDDGTGGLRLPGAATLSGAGLFSATRAAQVADAASTGALRRSLRNRLLRFMTDRGAGFGGVAVAALALAACSSDNNDPLPARVTDARLVKDQVAGAGAFLDADGDRTRDEGEAGAVSDADGRVRIDGKGGQIVAEGGIDATTGAVIGRLMAPDGSEMVTPLTTLLVETADASAVLAALGLPAGTDLGTFDPLAALGGAEDALARDVLAQGHMVYATLAALQAVQDGVTDMEAADRALDLLGDRVATGETIDLADLATLDGLLTAAAGTDAVAADISRMADALAAINARLDTEMAADPLSSTARATALLADQVLPGEIAALAAGTADDGAADRLAARYGADLDALITRLADVLPDVAAADAKLVAAADVFSVARGDSLTLTPDDATYPVADDVALADGAGTLTLVSVSVPAAMAGEIAVTLDPDTGALTITPDRTFFGTTAFTYVVEDALGNRAEGLVLVDVPAWRAGAGDDLLIGTDGADRIDGLDGADIILPGAGEDTVFGGAGDDLIVGTAGPDHLSGGSGADRIVAGHAAGEAVDLFGGSGADRFILAPREADGALDLAVTIADFSGAEGDRVDLGDLRGADGAVLTIADVLGRATTVEGNAVIDLDGLLGTGGGAVSGSLTLAGVVADDLGADSFVLDGPAGWRDDLDDALGVAAAA